A window of Bacteroidota bacterium genomic DNA:
CTAGTGGCGGCGGGGCTGCTGGATATCGATGTGGGGATGGCGGTATGGACCCTGATTGTTTTCTCTCTGCTGCTGTTTGTGCTTTCCCGTTTTGCCTGGAGGCCGATTCTGGCGGCCCTAGTAGAGCGGGAGCAGCGCATCCAGGGTTCCCTGGAGCGGGCCGAGCAGATGCTAGCGGAGGCCAAGCGGCTGCAGGCCGAAAACGAGCGGCGGCGGCACCAGATTGAACTTGAATCCCAGAAGATCATCCACGAAGCGCGCGAGGCGGCCGAGCGCCTGCGGGCGGAGCTTCTGGACCGGGCTCGTCAGGAGGCCCGGGCGCTTCTAGACCGCGCACACGAAGAGATCGAGCGCAACAAGGAGCGGGCTCTGGTGGAGCTGCGCGTCGAGGCCGCGGAGCTGGCCGTGCTGATCGCAGAGAAGATCTTGCGCACGCAGCTCGACGCCCGTCGGCAACGCGAGCTTATAGAGTCCGTATTGGCCGAGCTGGAGGCCTCTTGATATGATGCGCGCTCGGTTCGTCCGTCACTACGCGGAGGTCCTCCTGGAGGTTGCGCAAAAGCAACAGCGCCTGGACGCCGTCGGCGCTGATGTGGCGTCTTTGCGTCAGCTGCTGCGCCAGTCTCGAGAGCTTACGCTCTTCTTCCGCAGCCCCTTGATCAGACGGGATCGAAAGCTTGCCGTGGTGCAGGCCCTGTTTGAAGGGCGCCTGGATGAGCTTACGCGGCGTTTTCTGGAGATCTTGGTCCGCAAAGGCCGCGAGCCGTATCTGGAGTCGATCCTAGAGGCCTTTGAAGAGCTGCGTGACGAAGCCCTGGGGATCGTGCGCGTACAGTTGAGCGCAGCCCAAGAGCTGGAGCCGGAGCTATACGAAAAGATCTGCTCGGCGCTCGAAAGCTACACGGGCAGTCGCGTAGTGGCGACTTTCTCCCTGGATCGCAGCCTGATTGGAGGCCTGCGGATCCGACTGCGGGATCGGATCATCGACGGCAGCGTCCGGCATCAGCTGGAGGCGATCCGCCAGCGGCTAAAGGCGGGGTACGCGTTAAACTAACAGAGCACGAGGTGGGAGCATGGCTGAGATTCGACTCGATGAAGTGTCTGCGATTCTGCGCCGGCAGCTAGCGGGATTTGAGCAGGAGGTGGACATCTACGACGTGGGCACCGTCCTGCAGGTGGGCGACGGGATCGCCCGCATCTATGGGCTTGCCAACTGCCAAGCCGGGGAGCTCATCCACTTCCCCCGCACCAACACGATGGGCATGGTCCTCAATCTTGAGGAGGACAACGTGGGGGCCGTGCTTTTTGGTGAAAGAGACGAGGTCAAGGAGGGCGATGAGGTGCGTCGCACAGGCCGCATTGCCTCCATCCTGGTCTCCGAGGAGATGCTTGGCCGCGTCATCGATCCTCTGGGCAACCCGATTGACGGCCGGGGTCCGATCGGGGGCAAGCGCTACGAGATGCCCCTAGAACGCAAGGCCCCGGGGGTCATCTACCGGCAGCCCGTAAAGGAGCCCCTGCAGACCGGTATTAAGGCCATCGACGCCATGATCCCGATCGGCCGGGGGCAGCGGGAGCTCATTATCGGCGACCGGCAGACCGGCAAAACGGCCGTGGCCATCGACACGATCATCAACCAGCGCTATACGCACAAGACCGACAAGCCCGTCTACTGCATCTACGTAGCCATCGGCCAGAAGGGTTCCACTATTGCCCAGGTGGCCAAGACCTTGGAGGATTACGGGGCCTTGGAGTACACGGTGATCATAGCGGCTCCCG
This region includes:
- the atpF gene encoding F0F1 ATP synthase subunit B; this encodes MLLVAAGLLDIDVGMAVWTLIVFSLLLFVLSRFAWRPILAALVEREQRIQGSLERAEQMLAEAKRLQAENERRRHQIELESQKIIHEAREAAERLRAELLDRARQEARALLDRAHEEIERNKERALVELRVEAAELAVLIAEKILRTQLDARRQRELIESVLAELEAS
- the atpH gene encoding ATP synthase F1 subunit delta: MMRARFVRHYAEVLLEVAQKQQRLDAVGADVASLRQLLRQSRELTLFFRSPLIRRDRKLAVVQALFEGRLDELTRRFLEILVRKGREPYLESILEAFEELRDEALGIVRVQLSAAQELEPELYEKICSALESYTGSRVVATFSLDRSLIGGLRIRLRDRIIDGSVRHQLEAIRQRLKAGYALN